From the genome of Acropora palmata chromosome 4, jaAcrPala1.3, whole genome shotgun sequence, one region includes:
- the LOC141878856 gene encoding uncharacterized protein LOC141878856, which produces MMLREAKEDLHEGIYIRFRTDGSVFNLRRLLSRTKTLEQLILDLLFADDCALLAHTEEAFQTVVNHFAKAAKAFGLTISLKKTEVLFQKPPREAYTPPLITIDGYQLNAVEHFTYLGSVITNDATTTKDVDNRIAKASSSFGRLQKRVCQNHSLRLSTKIQVYRAAVLTTLLYWVLYRRQVKLLERFHQRCLRSIMGIKWQDYITNEEVLARADTTSVEAMLKLRQLRWAGHVTRMESSRMPKAVFYGELSQGKRDRGAPCKRFKDQLKQQLTQAGIDHSEWEALAEDGEEWRRTIKTAADNFEEGRKMAAAEKRQRRKDSASQPVTDTTFTCPSCSRACRSRIGLHSHQRACRRASTSSQ; this is translated from the coding sequence ATGATGCTCCGGGAAGCCAAAGAAGACCTGCACGAGGGTATCTACATACGGTTCCGCACCGATGGGAGCGTGTTCAACCTGCGCCGACTTCTTTCCCGCACCAAGACACTGGAGCAACTTATCCTCGACCTCCTGTTCGCAGACGACTGCGCTCTCCTAGCGCACACAGAGGAAGCCTTTCAGACAGTCGTCAACCACTTCGCCAAGGCAGCCAAGGCCTTCGGGCTAACCATCAGCCTGAAGAAAACAGAAGTCCTGTTTCAGAAGCCTCCACGCGAAGCCTACACCCCACCCCTCATCACCATTGACGGTTATCAGCTCAACGCAGTCGAACACTTTACCTACCTGGGAAGTGTCATCACCAACGACGCAACAACAACCAAAGACGTTGATAACCGCATCGCAAAGGCCAGCAGCTCCTTTGGTCGGCTACAGAAGCGTGTGTGCCAGAACCACTCCCTGCGCCTGTCAACCAAGATCCAGGTTTACAGGGCTGCAGTCCTCACCACCCTTCTCTACTGGGTCCTCTACAGAAGGCAAGTCAAACTGTTGGAACGCTTCCACCAGAGGTGCCTGAGATCCATCATGGGCATCAAGTGGCAGGACTACATCACCAACGAAGAGGTCCTGGCGAGAGCAGACACCACCAGCGTTGAAGCCATGCTGAAGCTCAGACAGCTCCGCTGGGCGGGACACGTCACGCGCATGGAAAGCTCCAGAATGCCAAAGGCCGTCTTTTACGGGGAGCTAAGTCAAGGCAAGCGCGACCGTGGTGCCCCCTGCAAGCGTTTCAAGGACCAGTTGAAGCAGCAGCTGACACAAGCTGGCATAGACCACAGTGAGTGGGAAGCACTGGCAGAGGACGGAGAGGAGTGGAGAAGAACGATCAAGACCGCAGCAGACAACTTTGAGGAGGGAAGAAAAATGGCAGCTGCAGAGAAACGGCAGCGACGAAAGGACTCCGCGAGCCAACCTGTGACCGACACGACATTCACATGCCCATCCTGCTCCAGGGCCTGCAGATCAAGGATAGGTCTCCACAGCCACCAGAGAGCATGTCGCCGGGCATCTACCTCTTCCCAGTGA